A section of the Streptomyces sp. NBC_01408 genome encodes:
- a CDS encoding PucR family transcriptional regulator, with protein sequence MPLTLASLVQHSALKLSVRAGESRLDTPVRWAHVSELADPVPYMEGGELLLITAMKLDAEDPEEMRRYVRRLAAAGVVGIGFAIGVNYEAIPEALVEAARTEDLPLLEVPRRTPFLAISKAVSAALAADQYRAVTAGFEAQRELTRAALSADGPADLLAKLAAHVHGWAALYDTSGAVVAAAPDWAARRAARLTPDVERLRERPAPASAVVGGSDDRVELQSLGTGRRARGALAVGTGAPLGTAERYAVHSAVALLTLTTERSRSLHDAESRLGAAVLRMLLAGEAEHARAVAGDLYGALLEAPFRLIVAEPALPGTAQPEGLALLTDAVESAAARTGEALLVVPEPGRLVVLAADGGSAVHACADHAEALESRRGREATGPEPDELVVGLSAPAGPLGVASAMKQADQALAVARRRGRPLVEHEEMAAGSVLPLLADEAVRAFADGTLRALREHDAVGRGDLVASLQAWLSRHGQWDAAAADLGVHRHTLRYRMKRVEEILGRSLDDPDVRMELWLALKATSTPT encoded by the coding sequence ATGCCGCTCACCCTCGCCTCGCTCGTCCAGCACTCGGCCCTCAAGCTCAGCGTCCGGGCGGGGGAGAGCCGCCTCGACACCCCCGTGCGCTGGGCCCACGTCAGCGAGCTCGCCGACCCCGTCCCCTACATGGAGGGCGGGGAACTCCTCCTGATCACCGCCATGAAGCTGGACGCCGAGGACCCCGAGGAGATGCGCCGCTACGTCCGGCGCCTCGCCGCGGCCGGGGTCGTCGGCATCGGCTTCGCGATCGGCGTCAACTACGAGGCGATCCCCGAGGCGCTGGTCGAGGCCGCGCGGACCGAGGACCTGCCCCTGCTGGAGGTGCCGCGCCGCACCCCCTTCCTGGCGATCAGCAAGGCCGTCTCCGCGGCCCTCGCCGCGGACCAGTACCGGGCCGTGACCGCCGGTTTCGAGGCCCAGCGGGAACTGACCCGGGCCGCGCTGTCCGCCGACGGGCCCGCCGACCTGCTGGCGAAACTGGCCGCGCACGTGCACGGCTGGGCCGCGCTGTACGACACCTCCGGCGCGGTCGTCGCGGCCGCCCCCGACTGGGCCGCCCGGCGGGCCGCCCGGCTCACCCCCGACGTGGAGCGGCTGCGGGAGCGGCCCGCGCCCGCCAGCGCGGTGGTCGGCGGCTCCGACGACCGGGTCGAGCTCCAGTCGCTGGGCACCGGCCGCCGGGCCCGGGGCGCGCTCGCCGTGGGCACGGGGGCCCCGCTGGGCACGGCCGAGCGGTACGCCGTCCACTCCGCGGTGGCGCTGCTCACCCTCACCACCGAACGCTCGCGCTCCCTGCACGACGCCGAGTCCCGGCTGGGGGCGGCCGTGCTGCGGATGCTGCTGGCCGGGGAGGCCGAGCATGCGCGGGCCGTGGCCGGGGACCTGTACGGCGCTCTGCTGGAAGCGCCGTTCCGGCTGATCGTGGCCGAACCGGCGCTGCCCGGCACGGCCCAGCCCGAGGGGCTGGCGCTGCTGACCGACGCGGTGGAGTCGGCGGCCGCCCGCACCGGCGAGGCGCTGCTGGTGGTGCCGGAGCCCGGCCGGCTGGTGGTGCTGGCCGCCGACGGGGGCTCGGCCGTACACGCCTGCGCGGACCACGCGGAGGCACTGGAGTCCCGGCGCGGGCGCGAGGCCACCGGGCCGGAACCGGACGAGCTGGTGGTCGGCCTGTCCGCCCCGGCCGGGCCCTTGGGCGTGGCGAGCGCCATGAAACAGGCAGACCAGGCCCTCGCCGTGGCCCGCCGCCGGGGCCGGCCGCTGGTCGAGCACGAGGAGATGGCGGCGGGTTCGGTCCTGCCCCTGCTGGCCGACGAGGCCGTACGCGCCTTCGCGGACGGCACCCTGCGGGCGCTGCGCGAGCACGACGCGGTGGGGCGCGGCGACCTGGTGGCCTCCTTGCAGGCGTGGCTCTCCCGCCACGGCCAGTGGGACGCGGCCGCAGCCGATCTCGGTGTGCACCGGCACACGCTGCGCTACCGGATGAAGCGGGTCGAGGAGATCCTGGGCCGCTCGCTCGACGACCCGGACGTCCGCATGGAGTTGTGGCTGGCCCTGAAGGCAACATCGACCCCGACCTGA
- a CDS encoding aldehyde dehydrogenase family protein, whose translation MTSTHAFWLAGRQATGEDSFDVHSPWDGRLVGTVSVPTDAQVEEAVAAAYAVTAEFSATPAHVRAAALDHVSKRLAERTEEIAQLISAENGKPVKWARGEVGRAVSVFRFAAEEARRFNGGEAQRLDTDAGGVGRLALTRRFVKGPVLGIAPFNFPLNLCAHKVAPAIAVGAPIILKPAPATPLSGLILGELLAETDLPAGSWSVLPVANDKMPALVKDERLPVISFTGSDTVGYAIQQSVPHKHCTLELGGNAAAVVLDDWASEADLDWAATRIATFSNYQAGQSCISVQRVIADATVYDRLVEKVVTKVQAQVTGDPSDSATDVGPLVSEAAAQRVESWVDEAVSAGAKLLAGGKREGASYEPTVLAEVPDGVKLATEEVFGPVLTLKRVENTDEAFAAVNDSKFGLQTGVFTRDIQTAFRAHRELEVGGVIIGDAPSYRADQMPYGGVKQSGVGREGVRYAMDDYTYERVLVLTGLDI comes from the coding sequence ATGACTTCCACCCACGCCTTCTGGCTCGCCGGCCGCCAGGCCACCGGCGAGGACAGCTTCGACGTCCACTCCCCGTGGGACGGCCGCCTCGTCGGTACGGTCAGCGTGCCCACCGACGCGCAGGTCGAGGAGGCCGTGGCCGCGGCGTACGCCGTGACGGCGGAGTTCTCCGCGACCCCCGCCCACGTACGGGCCGCTGCCCTGGACCACGTGTCCAAGCGGCTCGCCGAGCGCACCGAGGAGATCGCCCAGCTGATCTCCGCCGAGAACGGCAAGCCCGTCAAGTGGGCCCGCGGTGAGGTCGGCCGTGCGGTGTCCGTGTTCCGCTTCGCCGCCGAAGAGGCCCGCCGCTTCAACGGCGGAGAGGCCCAGCGCCTCGACACCGACGCCGGCGGCGTCGGCCGGCTCGCGCTGACCCGCCGCTTCGTCAAGGGTCCGGTCCTCGGCATCGCGCCGTTCAACTTCCCGCTGAACCTGTGCGCCCACAAGGTCGCCCCGGCCATCGCCGTCGGCGCGCCGATCATCCTCAAGCCCGCCCCGGCCACGCCCCTGTCGGGGCTGATCCTCGGCGAGCTGCTCGCCGAGACCGACCTCCCGGCCGGTTCCTGGTCGGTCCTGCCGGTCGCGAACGACAAGATGCCCGCCCTGGTCAAGGACGAGCGCCTGCCCGTCATCTCCTTCACCGGCTCCGACACCGTCGGCTACGCCATCCAGCAGTCGGTGCCCCACAAGCACTGCACCCTGGAGCTCGGCGGCAACGCCGCTGCCGTGGTCCTGGACGACTGGGCCTCGGAGGCCGACCTCGACTGGGCCGCGACCCGGATCGCGACCTTCTCGAACTACCAGGCCGGCCAGTCCTGCATCTCCGTGCAGCGGGTGATCGCCGACGCCACCGTCTACGACCGCCTCGTGGAGAAGGTCGTGACGAAGGTCCAGGCCCAGGTCACCGGCGACCCCTCCGACTCGGCCACCGACGTCGGCCCGCTCGTCTCCGAAGCCGCCGCCCAGCGCGTCGAGTCCTGGGTGGACGAGGCGGTCTCCGCCGGAGCCAAGCTGCTCGCCGGCGGCAAGCGCGAGGGTGCCTCGTACGAGCCCACCGTCCTCGCGGAGGTCCCGGACGGCGTCAAGCTGGCCACCGAGGAGGTCTTCGGACCGGTCCTCACCCTGAAGAGGGTCGAGAACACCGACGAGGCCTTCGCCGCCGTCAACGACTCGAAGTTCGGTCTCCAGACCGGCGTCTTCACCCGGGACATCCAGACCGCGTTCCGCGCCCACCGCGAGCTCGAGGTCGGCGGCGTGATCATCGGCGACGCGCCGTCCTACCGCGCCGACCAGATGCCGTACGGCGGCGTCAAGCAGTCCGGCGTGGGCCGCGAGGGCGTCCGCTACGCGATGGACGACTACACGTACGAGCGAGTCCTGGTCCTGACCGGCCTCGACATCTGA
- a CDS encoding GNAT family N-acetyltransferase, producing the protein MLTQTTTRVLEPSDLDAALEVLGREPVANAFVTSRVQVAGLDPWRLGGEMWGWYAGGELRSLCYAGANLVPVCAGPDAVRAFADRARRTGRRCSSIVGPADATRLLWQLLEPSWGPARDVRSHQPLMIIEEPSATVRADPLVRRIRKDEMDLIMPACVAMFTEEVGISPMAGDGGLLYQARVAELVASGRSFARVEDGKVVFKAEIGAATARACQIQGVWVAPEFRGRGHSESGMAAVVAYALRDMAPVVSLYVNDFNTAARAAYRRVGFREVGAFMSVLF; encoded by the coding sequence GTGTTGACGCAGACCACCACCCGGGTCCTTGAGCCCAGTGATCTCGACGCCGCGCTCGAAGTCCTCGGACGCGAGCCGGTCGCGAACGCCTTCGTCACCTCCCGGGTCCAGGTCGCCGGACTCGACCCGTGGCGCCTGGGCGGCGAGATGTGGGGCTGGTACGCGGGCGGTGAGCTCCGCTCCCTCTGCTACGCCGGCGCCAACCTGGTCCCCGTCTGCGCCGGACCCGACGCCGTACGCGCCTTCGCCGACCGGGCCCGCCGCACCGGCCGCCGCTGCTCGTCCATCGTCGGCCCCGCCGACGCCACCCGGCTGCTGTGGCAGCTCCTGGAACCCAGCTGGGGACCGGCCCGCGACGTCCGCTCCCACCAGCCGCTCATGATCATCGAGGAGCCGTCCGCCACGGTCCGGGCCGACCCCCTGGTCCGCCGGATCCGCAAGGACGAGATGGACCTGATCATGCCCGCGTGCGTGGCCATGTTCACCGAGGAGGTCGGCATCTCGCCGATGGCCGGTGACGGCGGGCTGCTCTACCAGGCCCGCGTCGCCGAGCTCGTCGCCAGCGGCCGCTCCTTCGCCCGCGTCGAGGACGGCAAGGTCGTCTTCAAGGCGGAGATCGGCGCCGCCACCGCACGGGCCTGCCAGATCCAGGGCGTGTGGGTCGCCCCCGAATTCCGCGGCCGGGGCCACTCCGAGAGCGGGATGGCCGCCGTCGTCGCCTACGCCCTGCGGGACATGGCACCCGTGGTCAGCCTCTACGTCAACGACTTCAACACCGCCGCGCGGGCGGCGTACCGGCGGGTCGGCTTCCGCGAAGTCGGCGCGTTCATGAGCGTCCTCTTCTGA
- the dxr gene encoding 1-deoxy-D-xylulose-5-phosphate reductoisomerase, giving the protein MSDRQAPLADPHVLFDASAGIRDIVILGSTGSIGTQAIDLALRHPDRFRVTALSAAGGRVGLLAEQARLLRVAAVAVAREDVVPALKEALSAQYGPSEALPEILAGPDAATVLAASECHTVLNGITGSIGLAPTLAALRAGRTLALANKESLIVGGPLVKELAKPGQIIPVDSEHAALFQALAAGTRADVRKLVVTASGGPFRGRTRAELAGVTVQDALAHPTWAMGPVITVNSATLVNKGLEVIEAHLLYDIPFDQIEVVVHPQSYVHSMVEFTDGSTLAQATPPDMRGPIAIGLGWPERIPDAAPAFDWTKASTWEFFPLDTEAFPAVDLARHVGTLGGTAPAVFNAANEECVEAFLAGRLPFTAIMDTVSAVVDEHGTPDAGTSLTLSDVLEAETWARARAQEMAARAAVEAGA; this is encoded by the coding sequence ATGAGCGACCGCCAAGCCCCCCTTGCCGATCCGCACGTCCTCTTCGACGCGTCGGCGGGCATCCGGGACATCGTCATCCTCGGGTCCACCGGGTCCATCGGCACCCAGGCCATCGACCTCGCCCTGCGCCACCCGGACCGGTTCCGGGTCACCGCGCTCTCCGCGGCCGGCGGGCGGGTCGGGCTGCTGGCCGAGCAGGCCCGGCTGCTGCGGGTCGCCGCCGTGGCCGTGGCCCGCGAGGACGTCGTACCGGCCCTGAAGGAGGCGCTGAGCGCCCAGTACGGCCCGTCCGAGGCCCTGCCCGAGATCCTGGCCGGTCCCGACGCGGCGACCGTGCTCGCGGCCTCCGAGTGCCACACCGTCCTCAACGGCATCACCGGCTCCATCGGCCTCGCGCCCACCCTCGCCGCCCTGAGGGCGGGCCGGACCCTGGCCCTCGCCAACAAGGAGTCGCTGATCGTCGGCGGCCCGCTGGTCAAGGAACTCGCGAAGCCGGGCCAGATCATCCCGGTGGACTCCGAGCACGCCGCGCTCTTCCAGGCGCTCGCCGCCGGGACCCGGGCCGATGTGCGCAAGCTCGTGGTCACCGCCTCCGGCGGGCCCTTCCGCGGCCGCACCCGCGCCGAGCTCGCGGGGGTCACCGTCCAGGACGCGCTGGCCCACCCCACCTGGGCCATGGGCCCGGTGATCACCGTCAACTCGGCGACCCTGGTCAACAAGGGGCTGGAGGTCATCGAGGCCCACCTGCTCTACGACATCCCCTTCGACCAGATCGAGGTCGTGGTCCACCCGCAGTCCTACGTGCACTCCATGGTGGAGTTCACCGACGGCTCCACCCTCGCCCAGGCCACCCCGCCGGACATGCGCGGCCCCATCGCGATCGGCCTCGGCTGGCCCGAGCGGATCCCGGACGCGGCCCCCGCCTTCGACTGGACCAAGGCGTCGACCTGGGAGTTCTTCCCGCTGGACACCGAGGCGTTCCCCGCGGTGGACCTGGCCCGGCACGTGGGTACCCTCGGCGGTACGGCCCCGGCGGTGTTCAATGCGGCGAACGAGGAGTGCGTAGAGGCGTTCCTGGCCGGTCGGCTGCCGTTCACAGCAATCATGGATACGGTCTCTGCCGTGGTCGATGAGCACGGGACGCCGGACGCGGGAACTTCCCTCACCCTCTCGGACGTCCTCGAAGCGGAGACCTGGGCCAGGGCCCGGGCACAGGAGATGGCGGCTCGCGCCGCCGTGGAGGCGGGCGCATGA
- the ispG gene encoding flavodoxin-dependent (E)-4-hydroxy-3-methylbut-2-enyl-diphosphate synthase — MTAISLGMPSVPTKLADRRVSRKIQVGSVAVGGDSQISVQSMTTTRTSDIGATLQQIAELTASGCDIVRVACPTQDDADALAVIAKKSQIPVIADIHFQPKYVFAAIDAGCAAVRVNPGNIKQFDDKVKEIARAAKDAGTPIRIGVNAGSLDARLLKKYGKATPEALVESALWEASLFEEHGFSDIKISVKHNDPVVMVNAYRQLAAACDYPLHLGVTEAGPAFQGTIKSAVAFGALLSEGIGDTIRVSLSAPPVEEIKVGIQILESLNLKPRRLEIVSCPSCGRAQVDVYKLAEEVTAGLEGMEVPLRVAVMGCVVNGPGEAREADLGVASGNGKGQIFVKGEVIKTVPESKIVETLIEEAMKIAEQMEKDGVMSGEPTVAIGV; from the coding sequence ATGACTGCCATCTCACTCGGAATGCCGTCCGTGCCGACGAAGCTTGCCGACCGCCGGGTCAGCCGCAAGATCCAGGTCGGCTCCGTGGCCGTCGGCGGCGATTCGCAAATCTCGGTGCAGTCGATGACCACCACCCGCACCTCCGACATCGGCGCCACGCTCCAGCAGATCGCCGAGCTGACCGCCTCCGGCTGCGACATCGTCAGGGTCGCCTGCCCGACCCAGGACGACGCCGACGCCCTCGCCGTGATCGCGAAGAAGTCGCAGATCCCGGTGATCGCCGACATCCACTTCCAGCCCAAGTACGTGTTCGCCGCGATCGACGCCGGCTGCGCCGCGGTCCGCGTGAACCCGGGCAACATCAAGCAGTTCGACGACAAGGTCAAGGAGATCGCCCGGGCCGCCAAGGACGCGGGCACCCCGATCCGGATCGGCGTGAACGCGGGCTCGCTCGACGCCCGGCTGCTGAAGAAGTACGGCAAGGCCACCCCCGAGGCGCTGGTGGAGTCCGCGCTGTGGGAGGCCTCCCTCTTCGAGGAGCACGGCTTCAGCGACATCAAGATCTCGGTCAAGCACAACGACCCGGTCGTGATGGTCAACGCCTACCGCCAGCTCGCGGCCGCCTGCGACTACCCGCTGCACCTGGGCGTCACCGAGGCCGGCCCGGCCTTCCAGGGCACCATCAAGTCGGCCGTCGCCTTCGGCGCGCTGCTCTCCGAGGGCATCGGCGACACCATCCGCGTCTCCCTCTCCGCCCCGCCGGTGGAGGAGATCAAGGTCGGCATCCAGATCCTGGAGTCGCTGAACCTCAAGCCGCGCCGCCTGGAGATCGTCTCCTGCCCGTCCTGCGGCCGCGCCCAGGTGGACGTGTACAAGCTGGCCGAGGAGGTCACGGCGGGCCTGGAGGGCATGGAGGTCCCGCTGCGCGTCGCGGTCATGGGCTGCGTCGTCAACGGCCCGGGCGAGGCCCGCGAGGCCGACCTGGGTGTCGCCTCCGGCAACGGCAAGGGCCAGATCTTCGTGAAGGGCGAGGTCATCAAGACCGTCCCGGAGTCGAAGATCGTGGAGACCCTCATCGAAGAGGCGATGAAGATCGCCGAGCAGATGGAGAAGGACGGCGTGATGTCCGGCGAGCCCACCGTCGCCATCGGAGTCTGA
- a CDS encoding acyl-CoA dehydrogenase family protein translates to MSATQPAQPVQPSGTQPKVTEREARQVAEAAREQDWRKPSFAKELFLGRFRLDLIHPHPLPADEDVRRGEAFLARLREFCETSIDGARIEREAKIPDETVRGLKELGALGMKIDPKYGGLGLTQVYYNKALALVGSVSPAIGALLSAHQSIGVPQPLKMFGTQEQKDAYLPRCATTAISAFLLTEPDVGSDPARLATTAVPDGDDAYVLDGVKLWTTNGVVADLLVVMARVPRSENHRGGITAFVVEADSPGITVEHRNAFMGLRGLENGVTRFHQVRVPAGQRIGAEGSGLKIALTTLNTGRLSLPAMCVGAGKWCLKIAREWSGVREQWGRPVARHEAVGAKISFIAATTFALEAVVDLASQMADEDRNDIRIEAALAKLYGSEMACLMADELVQIRGGRGFETAESLAARGERAVPAEQMLRDLRINRIFEGSTEIMHLLIAREAVDAHLAVAGDLIDPEKALGDKAKAGARAAGFYARWLPKLATGAGQVPGTYREFHPGGHPDLATHLRFVERSARKLARSTFYAMSRWQGRMETKQGFLGRIVDIGAELFAMSAACVRAEHLRAKGDHGREAYQLADAFCRQSRIRVEELFGRLWTNTDDLDRTVVQGVLSGTYTWLEEGVLDPSGDGPWIADATPGPSTRKNVHRPLR, encoded by the coding sequence ATGTCCGCAACACAGCCCGCACAGCCCGTACAGCCCAGTGGCACGCAGCCCAAGGTGACCGAGCGCGAGGCACGACAGGTCGCGGAAGCGGCCCGGGAACAGGACTGGCGCAAGCCCAGCTTCGCCAAGGAACTCTTCCTGGGACGGTTCCGGCTCGACCTGATCCACCCCCACCCGCTCCCCGCCGACGAGGACGTCCGGCGGGGCGAGGCCTTCCTGGCCCGGCTGCGGGAGTTCTGCGAGACCTCGATCGACGGTGCCCGCATCGAGCGCGAGGCGAAGATCCCCGACGAGACCGTGCGCGGGCTCAAGGAGCTCGGCGCGCTCGGCATGAAGATCGACCCCAAGTACGGGGGCCTCGGCCTCACCCAGGTCTACTACAACAAGGCGCTCGCCCTCGTCGGCTCCGTCAGCCCCGCCATCGGCGCCCTGCTCTCCGCCCACCAGTCGATCGGCGTGCCCCAGCCGCTGAAGATGTTCGGCACCCAGGAGCAGAAGGACGCCTATCTGCCCCGCTGCGCCACGACCGCCATCAGCGCGTTCCTGCTCACCGAGCCGGACGTGGGATCCGACCCGGCGCGCCTGGCCACCACGGCCGTCCCCGACGGGGACGACGCGTACGTCCTCGACGGCGTGAAGCTGTGGACGACCAACGGGGTCGTCGCCGACCTCCTCGTCGTCATGGCCCGGGTGCCCAGGAGCGAGAACCACCGGGGCGGGATCACCGCCTTCGTCGTGGAGGCCGACTCCCCGGGGATCACCGTCGAACACCGCAACGCCTTCATGGGGCTGCGCGGCCTGGAGAACGGCGTCACCCGATTCCACCAGGTCAGGGTCCCCGCCGGGCAGCGGATCGGCGCCGAGGGCTCCGGTCTGAAGATCGCCCTGACCACCCTCAACACCGGCCGGCTCTCGCTGCCCGCCATGTGCGTCGGCGCCGGGAAGTGGTGCCTGAAGATCGCCCGCGAGTGGTCCGGCGTCCGCGAGCAGTGGGGGCGGCCCGTGGCGCGGCACGAGGCGGTCGGCGCCAAGATCTCCTTCATCGCCGCCACCACCTTCGCCCTCGAAGCCGTCGTCGACCTCGCCTCCCAGATGGCCGACGAGGACCGCAACGACATCCGCATCGAAGCGGCCCTCGCCAAGCTCTACGGCTCCGAGATGGCCTGCCTGATGGCCGACGAGCTCGTGCAGATCCGCGGCGGCCGCGGCTTCGAGACCGCCGAGTCCCTCGCCGCCCGCGGCGAGCGCGCCGTGCCCGCCGAGCAGATGCTCCGCGACCTGCGGATCAACCGGATCTTCGAGGGCTCGACGGAGATCATGCACCTGCTGATCGCCCGCGAGGCCGTCGATGCCCACCTGGCGGTCGCGGGCGACCTCATCGACCCCGAGAAGGCCTTGGGCGACAAGGCGAAGGCGGGCGCCCGCGCGGCCGGCTTCTACGCCCGCTGGCTGCCCAAACTGGCCACGGGAGCCGGACAGGTCCCCGGCACCTACCGGGAGTTCCACCCCGGCGGCCACCCCGACCTCGCCACCCACCTGCGCTTCGTCGAGCGCAGCGCCCGAAAGCTCGCCCGGTCCACCTTCTACGCCATGTCCCGCTGGCAGGGCCGCATGGAGACCAAGCAGGGCTTCCTCGGCCGGATCGTCGACATCGGCGCCGAACTCTTCGCGATGAGCGCCGCCTGCGTCCGCGCCGAGCACCTGCGGGCCAAGGGCGACCACGGCCGCGAGGCCTACCAGCTGGCCGACGCCTTCTGCCGGCAGTCCCGGATCCGTGTCGAGGAGCTCTTCGGACGGCTCTGGACCAACACCGACGACCTCGACCGCACCGTGGTGCAGGGAGTCCTGTCCGGCACCTACACCTGGCTGGAGGAAGGCGTACTCGACCCCTCGGGCGACGGTCCGTGGATCGCCGACGCCACCCCCGGCCCCTCCACCCGGAAAAACGTCCACCGCCCCCTTCGCTGA
- a CDS encoding RIP metalloprotease yields MTILLTAIGVVIFVIGLLFSIAWHELGHLSTAKLFGIRVPQYMVGFGRTIWSRKRGDTEYGIKAIPMGGYIRMIGMFPPGEDGKVTARSTSPFRSMIEDARSAAYEELQPGDETRLFYTRKPWKRVIVMFAGPFMNLVLALAIFFGVWMTFGVNQTTTQVATVSPCVIKQSQNREVCKDGDPAAPAKAAGLQVDDRIVAFNGREVADWTALQQKIRDTVGPATVTVVRDGRETVLPVNLIPNQVAKTDGHGGYVKGEYVTAGWLGFTPRSEIAALSFGQSVDHMGEIVENSVQGLIQLPAKVPALWNAAFNGAEREPDSPMGIVGAARINGEIATLDIPAEQRMSIMLNVLGMFNLSLFLFNMLPLLPLDGGHIAGALWESLRRNVARLFRRADPGPFDVAKLMPAAYVVAGVFVCFTALVLVADVVNPIKIT; encoded by the coding sequence ATGACGATATTGCTGACGGCGATCGGCGTCGTCATTTTCGTGATCGGGCTGCTGTTCTCCATCGCCTGGCACGAGCTCGGCCACCTCTCCACGGCCAAACTCTTCGGCATCCGCGTACCGCAGTACATGGTCGGTTTCGGCCGGACCATCTGGTCGCGGAAGCGGGGCGACACCGAGTACGGCATCAAGGCCATCCCGATGGGCGGCTACATCCGCATGATCGGGATGTTCCCGCCCGGTGAGGACGGCAAGGTCACCGCCCGTTCGACCTCGCCGTTCCGCTCGATGATCGAGGACGCGCGCTCGGCGGCGTACGAGGAGCTCCAGCCCGGCGACGAGACGCGGCTCTTCTACACGCGCAAGCCGTGGAAGCGCGTGATCGTGATGTTCGCCGGCCCCTTCATGAACCTGGTGCTGGCGCTGGCGATCTTCTTCGGCGTCTGGATGACCTTCGGGGTCAACCAGACGACCACCCAGGTCGCGACCGTCTCGCCGTGCGTCATCAAGCAGAGCCAGAACCGCGAGGTCTGCAAGGACGGCGACCCGGCGGCCCCGGCCAAGGCCGCCGGACTCCAGGTGGACGACCGGATCGTCGCCTTCAACGGCCGCGAGGTGGCCGACTGGACCGCCCTGCAGCAGAAGATCCGCGACACCGTGGGCCCCGCCACCGTCACCGTCGTCCGCGACGGGCGCGAGACGGTCCTCCCGGTGAACCTGATCCCCAACCAGGTCGCCAAGACGGACGGCCACGGCGGATACGTCAAGGGCGAGTACGTGACGGCCGGCTGGCTCGGCTTCACGCCCCGCAGCGAGATCGCCGCGCTGTCCTTCGGGCAGTCCGTGGACCACATGGGCGAGATCGTGGAGAACAGCGTGCAGGGGCTGATCCAGCTCCCGGCCAAGGTCCCCGCCCTGTGGAACGCGGCCTTCAACGGCGCCGAGCGGGAGCCGGACTCCCCGATGGGCATCGTCGGAGCGGCCCGGATCAACGGGGAGATCGCCACCCTGGACATCCCGGCCGAGCAGCGGATGTCGATCATGCTGAACGTCCTGGGCATGTTCAACCTCTCCCTATTCCTGTTCAACATGCTCCCGCTGCTGCCGCTGGACGGCGGACACATCGCGGGCGCCCTGTGGGAGTCGCTCCGGCGCAATGTCGCACGGCTCTTCCGGCGCGCCGATCCCGGCCCGTTCGACGTGGCGAAGCTGATGCCCGCCGCGTATGTGGTGGCCGGGGTCTTCGTCTGCTTCACCGCGCTCGTGCTCGTGGCCGACGTGGTGAACCCGATCAAGATCACCTAG
- a CDS encoding GNAT family N-acetyltransferase, which yields MLPIPGGDDPVRPAGLQIGPLDLAARVDEALRVQAVAFGLSEEEVGIRRYIVQRHMACGGARALGAFTEDGALTGFVYGMPNDRAYWWSTIVEPYLRADGHEGWLDGSFVITELHVHPGFQGHGVGRALITRITDSAAEPRSILSAVDTDSPARRLYRALGYTDLARRVHFPSASLPYAVMGAPLPLRRP from the coding sequence ATGCTGCCAATCCCCGGGGGCGACGACCCCGTCCGCCCCGCCGGCCTCCAGATCGGCCCGCTCGACCTCGCCGCCCGCGTGGACGAGGCCCTGCGCGTGCAGGCGGTCGCCTTCGGCCTCAGCGAGGAGGAGGTCGGCATCCGGCGCTACATCGTCCAGCGCCACATGGCCTGCGGCGGGGCCCGCGCGCTCGGGGCGTTCACCGAGGACGGGGCGCTCACCGGGTTCGTGTACGGGATGCCGAACGACCGCGCCTACTGGTGGTCCACCATCGTCGAGCCCTACCTGCGGGCCGACGGCCACGAGGGCTGGCTCGACGGCTCCTTCGTCATCACCGAGCTCCACGTCCACCCCGGCTTCCAGGGCCACGGCGTCGGCCGCGCCCTGATCACCCGCATCACCGACAGCGCCGCGGAGCCGCGCTCGATCCTCTCCGCCGTCGACACCGACAGCCCGGCCCGCCGGCTCTACCGGGCCCTCGGCTACACGGACCTCGCCCGCCGGGTGCACTTCCCGAGCGCGAGCCTCCCGTACGCCGTCATGGGCGCGCCGCTGCCGCTGCGCAGGCCCTGA